Proteins co-encoded in one Bemisia tabaci chromosome 9, PGI_BMITA_v3 genomic window:
- the LOC140225431 gene encoding uncharacterized protein has product MSKGFLMIADAGECSTQCEPESSIEGRAELEEEEEDDQIEPREKRQRGSKKILTLKVVAALDKAKLSDRNATHILIAVIEALGLDPVNFSINRTSLQDARIKLRKERAAKLKENFKNVDLGIITIHWDGKLMKELLGSDKCDRIAIILTSGDVEQILSIPEIKSSTGREQAEAIYEQLIDWDLDSKFHCLCCDTTNSNLGVSYGAAVILEKMLGRSILCLPCRHHMFELVLRAAFDAKMPASTSPEVPIFKRFKEAWPKMDHSNFLVADDNVMHILENDKEGILAFTQSILDRKEVPRDDYREFLILSQIFLGKFTGNVKFAPPGPIHHARWMAKAIYCLKIYLFRNQFDFKDNERESIEALCIFIVKVYIRAWFKAPLTIQAPNHDLKFLMELDQYANIDPFISEACINKFSNHLWYLTPQMCALSFFDSNVSDKMKKKND; this is encoded by the coding sequence ATGTCTAAGGGCTTCTTGATGATTGCAGATGCAGGTGAATGTAGCACTCAATGTGAGCCTGAGTCATCAATTGAAGGTAGAGCCGAGttagaggaggaagaagaagatgaccAGATTGAACCACGAGAGAAGCGCCAGAGAGgatccaaaaaaattttaactcttaAAGTTGTAGCAGCTTTAGACAAGGCGAAACTCAGTGACCGGAATGCAACGCATATTTTAATCGCTGTTATCGAAGCTTTGGGATTAGATCccgtaaatttttcaattaataggACATCTTTACAAGACGCAAGGATAAAACTACGGAAAGAGAGAGCCGCgaaattaaaggaaaactttaaaaatgtagATTTGGGAATAATTACAATCCATTGGGATGGGAAGTTAATGAAAGAGTTATTGGGTTCCGACAAGTGTGACAGAATCGCGATTATTTTAACAAGTGGTGATGTGGAACAAATATTAAGCATTCCCGAGATAAAAAGCTCAACCGGTAGGGAGCAGGCTGAAGCTATTTATGAACAGCTCATAGATTGGGATCTTGATAGCAAATTTCATTGTTTATGCTGTGATACTACCAACTCCAATTTAGGAGTATCATATGGGGCTGCtgttattcttgaaaaaatgctTGGACGAAGCATTTTATGCTTGCCTTGTAGGCATCATATGTTCGAATTAGTGCTCCGAGCAGCTTTCGACGCAAAAATGCCTGCCTCTACAAGCCCCGAAGTGCCTATTTTTAAAAGATTCAAGGAAGCTTGGCCCAAAATGGATCACAGTAATTTTTTAGTAGCGGATGACAATGTGATGCATATTTTAGAAAATGACAAAGAAGGGATCCTCGCCTTCACGCAGTCAATCCTTGATAGGAAAGAAGTTCCTCGGGATGATTACCgggaatttttgattttatcgcAGATTTTCCTCGGTAAATTTACTGGAAACGTAAAATTTGCCCCACCTGGCCCCATCCACCATGCCAGATGGATGGCAAAGGCAATTTATTGTTTGAAAATATATCTTTTTAGGAACCAGTTCGACTTCAAAGATAATGAGAGGGAGAGTATTGAGGCCTTgtgtatttttattgtaaaagtATATATTCGAGCTTGGTTCAAGGCACCTCTGACAATTCAAGCGCCAAACCACGACTTGAAGTTTTTGATGGAGCTAGATCAGTATGCCAATATTGATCCTTTTATTTCAGAGGCATGCATAAATAAGTTCAGCAATCATTTATGGTACTTGACGCCACAAATGTGTGCCCTCTCGTTTTTTGACAGTAACGTAtctgataaaatgaaaaaaaaaaatgattga